The Nocardioides salarius genome includes a region encoding these proteins:
- a CDS encoding BLUF domain-containing protein: MLSITYVSSAAELLTEPQLLDMLRAVRAKNQALGLTGMMLYRDGNIIQALEGPDDAVVETYAKICADPRHHGIIELLRESIAERTFAQWTMGFRYVDDLDAPLDGFSDFLRTRPPGAGEAPGNGPMWLLGLFRQTMR; the protein is encoded by the coding sequence GTGCTCTCGATCACCTACGTCAGCTCGGCCGCCGAGCTGCTCACCGAGCCCCAGCTGCTCGACATGCTGCGAGCGGTCCGCGCCAAGAACCAGGCGCTCGGGCTGACGGGGATGATGCTCTACCGCGACGGCAACATCATCCAGGCCCTCGAGGGCCCTGACGACGCGGTGGTCGAGACCTACGCGAAGATCTGCGCCGACCCGCGCCACCACGGGATCATCGAGCTGCTCCGCGAGAGCATCGCCGAGCGCACCTTCGCCCAGTGGACGATGGGCTTCCGCTACGTCGACGACCTCGATGCGCCCCTCGACGGCTTCAGCGACTTCCTGCGCACACGCCCCCCGGGCGCCGGTGAGGCACCCGGCAACGGGCCGATGTGGCTGCTCGGACTGTTCCGCCAGACCATGCGCTGA
- a CDS encoding phosphotriesterase family protein, producing the protein MTPVQTVQTVLGPVPVADLGITLSHEHLLNDVSSWWTPTTSRGLDPAAYAEAPITADLLWDLRQDPFGNRANLALDDVEAACEEVARFAALGGATIVETTGWGIGRDLAGLRRIAERTGVHVVAGTGFYLEDSHPVDVEALGADGVAERILADLREGEDGVRPGIIGEIGVSAGFTPAERVSLRGALLAQVETGLPVQVHLPGWFRLAGDVLDLVEAVGADPAKVVLCHMGPSGADLDYQRAVLERGAWVQYDMLGMEVFYADQGVQCPSDDDNAAHLARLIGLGHGDRLLLSQDVFVKSLLRRHGGPGYAHLLQYFVPRLHRHGVDEAQVLRLLTDNPRRLFGGADHHPDHHHDHHHEETP; encoded by the coding sequence ATGACCCCCGTCCAGACCGTCCAGACGGTCCTGGGGCCGGTGCCCGTCGCCGACCTCGGGATCACCCTGAGCCACGAGCACCTGCTCAACGACGTCTCGTCGTGGTGGACCCCGACCACCTCGCGCGGCCTCGACCCCGCGGCGTACGCCGAGGCGCCGATCACCGCCGACCTGCTGTGGGACCTGCGCCAGGACCCCTTCGGCAACCGCGCCAACCTGGCCCTCGACGACGTCGAGGCGGCCTGCGAGGAGGTCGCGCGGTTCGCCGCGCTGGGCGGGGCCACCATCGTCGAGACCACCGGCTGGGGGATCGGGCGCGACCTGGCCGGGCTGCGACGGATCGCCGAGCGCACCGGCGTCCACGTGGTCGCCGGCACCGGCTTCTACCTCGAGGACTCCCACCCGGTCGACGTCGAGGCGCTGGGCGCCGACGGCGTCGCCGAGCGCATCCTCGCCGACCTGCGCGAGGGCGAGGACGGGGTGCGCCCCGGCATCATCGGCGAGATCGGCGTCAGCGCCGGCTTCACCCCCGCCGAGCGGGTCAGCCTGCGCGGCGCCCTGCTGGCCCAGGTCGAGACGGGGCTGCCGGTGCAGGTCCACCTGCCCGGCTGGTTCCGGCTCGCCGGCGACGTGCTCGACCTCGTCGAGGCCGTCGGGGCCGACCCCGCCAAGGTCGTGCTGTGCCACATGGGGCCCTCGGGCGCCGACCTCGACTACCAGCGCGCGGTGCTCGAGCGCGGCGCGTGGGTGCAGTACGACATGCTCGGCATGGAGGTCTTCTACGCCGACCAGGGCGTGCAGTGCCCCTCCGACGACGACAACGCCGCCCACCTGGCCCGGCTCATCGGGCTCGGCCACGGCGACCGGCTGCTGCTGAGCCAGGACGTCTTCGTCAAGTCCCTCCTGCGCCGCCACGGGGGCCCGGGCTACGCCCACCTCCTGCAGTACTTCGTGCCCCGCCTGCACCGCCACGGTGTCGACGAGGCCCAGGTGCTGCGCCTGCTCACCGACAACCCGCGCCGCCTCTTCGGCGGCGCCGACCACCACCCTGATCACCACCACGATCACCACCACGAGGAGACACCGTGA
- a CDS encoding M20 metallopeptidase family protein: MTDRWRQAAERQKWMVEHRRHLHREPEVGLELPDTHDHLATTLRELGLEPTVHPGAGVTVEVPGTTDERPVVLRADMDALPVTERTGLPHTSRRDGAMHACGHDLHMAMLLGAASCLVEQPPRRRTVLVFQPGEETDRGAVPTLAQHAALAVDDAEAFAIHVHATWPAHTVHLRAGTFMAYGDWFRVDYRGPGAHASQPHLAGNPVVAASELVRRLGERVEGLRRDEHLVATVTESLIGNTVNVIPTDGRLRGTMRTLSAERRDRLHTALRDLASATAAEVGVEAGTTVTEGYPAVVNDAAYVDRVRAALGGRPAPVEVVEMSEPSMVIEDFAYFLQRWPGAMVYLGAQVPGHEAFNHAADAVFDEAVLATGAALHLLAADGLPAA, from the coding sequence GTGACGGACCGTTGGCGGCAGGCTGCCGAGCGCCAGAAGTGGATGGTCGAGCACCGCCGCCACCTGCACCGCGAGCCGGAGGTCGGGCTCGAGCTGCCCGACACCCACGACCACCTGGCCACGACCCTGCGCGAGCTGGGCCTCGAGCCGACCGTGCACCCGGGCGCCGGCGTCACCGTCGAGGTGCCGGGCACGACCGACGAGCGCCCGGTGGTGCTGCGCGCCGACATGGACGCGCTGCCGGTCACCGAGCGCACTGGTCTGCCGCACACGTCGCGGCGTGACGGCGCGATGCACGCCTGCGGCCACGACCTGCACATGGCGATGCTGCTGGGCGCCGCGTCGTGCCTGGTCGAGCAGCCGCCCCGGCGGCGTACGGTGCTGGTCTTCCAGCCCGGCGAGGAGACCGACCGGGGCGCGGTGCCGACGCTCGCGCAGCACGCCGCGCTGGCGGTGGACGACGCGGAGGCCTTCGCGATCCACGTGCACGCGACCTGGCCGGCGCACACCGTGCACCTGCGCGCGGGCACCTTCATGGCGTACGGCGACTGGTTCCGCGTCGACTACCGCGGCCCGGGAGCCCACGCCAGCCAGCCGCACCTGGCCGGCAACCCGGTGGTGGCGGCCAGCGAGCTGGTCCGGCGCCTGGGCGAGCGCGTCGAGGGGCTGCGCCGCGACGAGCACCTGGTCGCCACGGTCACCGAGTCGCTGATCGGCAACACCGTCAACGTCATCCCCACCGACGGGCGCCTGCGCGGCACGATGCGCACCCTCTCGGCCGAGCGGCGCGACCGGCTGCACACCGCGCTGCGCGACCTCGCGAGCGCCACCGCCGCCGAGGTCGGCGTCGAGGCGGGCACCACCGTCACCGAGGGCTACCCGGCCGTGGTCAACGACGCGGCGTACGTCGACCGGGTGCGCGCCGCGCTCGGCGGGCGCCCCGCGCCGGTCGAGGTGGTGGAGATGAGCGAGCCGTCGATGGTGATCGAGGACTTCGCCTACTTCCTGCAGCGCTGGCCGGGCGCGATGGTCTACCTGGGCGCGCAGGTGCCCGGCCACGAGGCGTTCAACCACGCCGCCGACGCGGTCTTCGACGAGGCGGTGCTGGCGACCGGCGCCGCGCTGCACCTGCTCGCAGCCGACGGCCTGCCGGCGGCCTGA
- a CDS encoding PAS domain-containing sensor histidine kinase: MRSTDEDGAPASTSAERAPEAPHTGVLPSADLFRATLDAVPDAVIVVGDDGLITAANTQVEPVFGWRPAELEGERIEVLVPPRLRPTHPRRRNGYSHRPMGLLQLPAYRRDGVEFPAEISLASVPYGDGRLAVATVRDITERLRLEAEADRLRDELLATVTHELRTPLTSIIGYAELLDELEHDALSPLGRDMLERIRANADRELRLVTDLLTLAVGNLDQIRLRLQDVDVLDLAGEVVTERHRDARRKGVAVHVHGDPETLAPVTGDKHRLTQVVDNLVANAVKFTPAGGHVDVTVSALADSTVITVADTGAGIEPAEQKKVFERLYRSRSATADQVPGTGLGLALVHGIVEAHRGSVALTSTPGKGTTVTVQLPQRQPDD, from the coding sequence GTGCGGTCGACGGACGAGGACGGGGCCCCGGCGTCGACCTCTGCCGAGCGCGCGCCCGAGGCGCCGCACACCGGCGTCCTGCCCAGCGCCGACCTCTTCCGCGCCACCCTCGACGCGGTGCCCGACGCCGTCATCGTCGTCGGCGACGACGGGCTGATCACCGCCGCCAACACCCAGGTCGAGCCGGTCTTCGGCTGGCGTCCCGCCGAGCTCGAGGGCGAGCGGATCGAGGTGCTGGTGCCGCCCCGGCTGCGCCCCACCCACCCCCGGCGCCGCAACGGCTACAGCCACCGGCCGATGGGGCTGCTGCAGCTGCCGGCCTACCGTCGCGACGGGGTGGAGTTCCCCGCCGAGATCTCGCTGGCCTCCGTGCCCTACGGCGACGGTCGGCTCGCGGTCGCCACGGTGCGCGACATCACCGAGCGGCTGCGTCTGGAGGCCGAGGCCGACCGGCTGCGCGACGAGCTGCTGGCCACCGTCACCCACGAGCTGCGCACCCCGCTGACCTCCATCATCGGCTACGCCGAGCTGCTCGACGAGCTCGAGCACGACGCGCTCAGCCCGCTGGGGCGCGACATGCTGGAGCGGATCCGCGCCAACGCCGACCGCGAGCTGCGCCTGGTCACCGACCTGCTCACCCTCGCCGTCGGCAACCTCGACCAGATCCGGCTGCGGCTGCAGGACGTCGACGTGCTCGACCTGGCCGGCGAGGTCGTCACCGAGCGGCACCGCGACGCGCGCCGCAAGGGCGTGGCCGTGCACGTGCACGGCGACCCCGAGACGCTGGCCCCGGTGACCGGCGACAAGCACCGGCTCACCCAGGTCGTCGACAACCTCGTCGCCAACGCCGTGAAGTTCACCCCCGCGGGCGGCCACGTCGACGTCACCGTCAGCGCGCTCGCCGACTCCACCGTGATCACCGTCGCCGACACCGGCGCCGGCATCGAGCCCGCGGAGCAGAAGAAGGTCTTCGAGCGGCTCTACCGCAGCCGCAGCGCCACCGCCGACCAGGTGCCCGGCACCGGCCTGGGCCTCGCGCTCGTGCACGGCATCGTCGAGGCGCACCGCGGCAGCGTCGCGCTGACCAGCACCCCCGGCAAGGGCACCACCGTCACCGTGCAGCTGCCGCAGCGCCAGCCCGACGACTGA
- a CDS encoding ribokinase encodes MSAASGRVCVVGSFNEDTTLGVVALPRPGETTLTRGTRLVSPGGKGANQAAAAAVLGARVSMVGAVGDDEPGERALAALTDLDVDVSPVARRDDLGTGIAVITVDAEGENTIVVDPGANASLTASEVEAAVAAARPDVLLLQLEVPVDAVAAAVAAAHGARVVLNPAPMPADPTPVRELLAGVDVLVPNRSELGRLVGRPEPTDPTGVAVCVAALGHHGSVVVTLGAAGALCFQGDDAPVAVPGVPTEATDASGAGDVFCGTLAQQLADGADLLEAVRRANALAAAHTVHAGARVRADLAAH; translated from the coding sequence GTGAGCGCGGCCAGCGGCCGGGTCTGCGTGGTCGGCTCCTTCAACGAAGACACCACCCTCGGCGTCGTCGCGCTGCCCCGGCCCGGGGAGACCACCCTGACCCGCGGCACCCGCCTGGTCTCGCCCGGCGGCAAGGGCGCCAACCAGGCGGCCGCCGCGGCCGTGCTGGGCGCCCGGGTCAGCATGGTCGGCGCGGTCGGCGACGACGAGCCGGGGGAGCGGGCGCTCGCCGCGCTCACCGACCTCGACGTCGACGTCTCGCCCGTCGCGCGCCGCGACGACCTCGGCACCGGCATCGCCGTGATCACCGTCGACGCCGAGGGCGAGAACACCATCGTCGTCGACCCCGGCGCCAACGCCTCGCTCACCGCGAGCGAGGTCGAGGCCGCCGTCGCGGCCGCCCGGCCCGACGTGCTGCTGCTGCAGCTCGAGGTGCCGGTCGACGCGGTGGCCGCGGCCGTCGCCGCCGCCCACGGCGCCCGGGTGGTGCTCAACCCGGCGCCGATGCCGGCCGACCCCACCCCGGTGCGCGAGCTGCTGGCCGGGGTCGACGTGCTGGTGCCCAACCGCAGCGAGCTGGGCCGGTTGGTGGGCCGGCCCGAGCCGACCGACCCCACCGGGGTCGCGGTCTGCGTCGCGGCGCTCGGCCACCACGGCAGCGTCGTGGTCACCCTCGGCGCCGCCGGTGCGCTGTGCTTCCAGGGCGACGACGCCCCGGTCGCCGTGCCCGGGGTGCCCACCGAGGCCACCGACGCCAGCGGCGCCGGCGACGTCTTCTGCGGCACCCTGGCCCAGCAGCTCGCCGACGGCGCCGACCTCCTCGAGGCGGTACGCCGGGCCAACGCCCTGGCCGCGGCCCACACCGTGCACGCCGGTGCCCGGGTGCGCGCCGACCTGGCCGCCCACTGA
- a CDS encoding LacI family DNA-binding transcriptional regulator, whose translation MAPSRSATMADVARLAGVSVATVSRTLSGTRAVDPAMQRKVTEAAAQLNYQVNLVGRALRQTRSSTVGLVVPDLENPYFSALAQQLSRVFSDPGIDLLVFSADGSLETEARGVSSFLGRQVDALVMIPVHEQLSEATVTAAAAAVHTIQLDRHVPGTAASYVGVSNREGVRLVHEHVSSCIDVGTHPVVYVGAAQGSSSAHERLDSMRRWFSPEVPTLLGDFSAAWGREAAARLLADGWRSATIVTAADVIAVGVVSHLLHQGCSVPGDFRVIGFDGVGAAAFAYPTLTTVRQPVEEMARSIRALVESDDEPSSRWFDPELVIGETSPGR comes from the coding sequence GTGGCGCCCAGCCGATCGGCCACGATGGCCGACGTCGCCCGCCTGGCCGGGGTCTCGGTGGCCACCGTCTCGCGCACCCTCAGCGGCACCCGCGCGGTCGACCCGGCCATGCAGCGCAAGGTCACCGAGGCGGCCGCCCAGCTGAACTATCAGGTCAACCTGGTCGGGCGGGCGCTGCGCCAGACCCGCAGCTCGACGGTGGGCCTGGTGGTGCCCGACCTGGAGAACCCCTACTTCTCGGCCCTGGCCCAGCAGCTCTCCCGGGTCTTCTCCGACCCCGGCATCGACCTGCTGGTCTTCAGCGCCGACGGGTCGCTCGAGACCGAGGCGCGCGGGGTGAGCTCGTTCCTGGGCCGCCAGGTCGACGCGCTGGTGATGATCCCGGTGCACGAGCAGCTCAGCGAGGCCACGGTCACGGCCGCGGCCGCCGCGGTGCACACGATCCAGCTCGACCGGCACGTGCCGGGCACGGCGGCGTCGTACGTCGGCGTCAGCAACCGTGAGGGCGTGCGGCTGGTGCACGAGCACGTCAGCTCGTGCATCGACGTCGGCACGCACCCGGTGGTCTACGTGGGGGCCGCCCAGGGGTCGTCGTCGGCCCACGAGCGCCTCGACAGCATGCGCCGCTGGTTCTCCCCCGAGGTCCCGACGCTGCTGGGCGACTTCTCGGCGGCCTGGGGCCGCGAGGCCGCCGCCCGCCTGCTGGCCGACGGGTGGAGGAGCGCGACGATCGTGACCGCGGCCGACGTGATCGCGGTCGGGGTGGTCTCGCACCTGCTCCACCAGGGCTGCTCGGTCCCCGGCGACTTCCGGGTGATCGGCTTCGACGGGGTGGGCGCGGCGGCCTTCGCCTACCCGACCCTGACCACCGTGCGCCAGCCCGTCGAGGAGATGGCCCGGTCGATCCGGGCGCTGGTGGAGTCTGACGACGAGCCGTCGTCGCGGTGGTTCGACCCGGAGCTCGTCATCGGCGAGACCAGCCCTGGTCGCTGA
- a CDS encoding ABC transporter permease yields MSTQTDTPGTPDSTRKPGKTGGPGRLGRHEFLTRNFGVLSILAVLVVLFVFFSVQTDVFLTTDNLVNVARQVAPTVIVAVAMTFVITTGNIDLSVGSTLGLTAASLAIFAESRNALVAVALTLVLGLGIGMINGALTAYGKLQSFIVTLAALTAVRGLALLITDGYSTPITSDALLPIGNGKLAGLYTPTWIALVVVALGWYVFNHTRFGRYVVATGSNAESLRRAGVDVRRIQLAVLTLTGLAAGLAGVITASRLASGSANSGTLFELEVITAVVLGGTALMGGKGSIVGSAIGALTLGVISNGLVLLRVDVYWVPITQGLILIVAILLNAKLFGRVTGQQG; encoded by the coding sequence GTGAGCACGCAGACCGACACCCCTGGCACCCCCGACTCGACCCGCAAGCCCGGCAAGACCGGCGGGCCCGGCAGGCTCGGCCGCCACGAGTTCCTCACCCGCAACTTCGGGGTGCTCTCGATCCTGGCCGTCCTGGTCGTGCTGTTCGTCTTCTTCAGCGTCCAGACCGACGTCTTCCTGACCACCGACAACCTGGTCAACGTCGCCCGCCAGGTCGCGCCCACCGTGATCGTGGCGGTCGCGATGACCTTCGTCATCACCACCGGCAACATCGACCTGTCGGTGGGCTCGACGCTCGGGCTGACCGCGGCGTCGCTGGCGATCTTCGCTGAGAGCCGCAACGCGCTCGTCGCGGTCGCGCTGACCCTCGTGCTCGGCCTGGGCATCGGCATGATCAACGGCGCCCTGACCGCCTACGGCAAGCTGCAGTCCTTCATCGTCACCCTCGCCGCGCTCACCGCGGTGCGCGGGCTGGCGCTGCTGATCACCGACGGCTACAGCACCCCGATCACCTCCGACGCGCTGCTGCCCATCGGCAACGGCAAGCTCGCCGGGCTCTACACCCCCACCTGGATCGCGCTGGTGGTCGTCGCGCTCGGTTGGTACGTCTTCAACCACACCCGCTTCGGGCGCTACGTCGTGGCCACCGGCTCCAACGCCGAGTCGCTGCGCCGCGCCGGTGTCGACGTACGCCGCATCCAGCTCGCCGTGCTCACGCTCACCGGGCTGGCCGCCGGTCTGGCCGGTGTCATCACCGCCAGCCGCCTGGCCAGCGGGTCGGCCAACTCCGGCACCCTCTTCGAGCTCGAGGTCATCACCGCGGTGGTGCTCGGCGGCACCGCGCTGATGGGCGGCAAGGGCTCGATCGTCGGCTCCGCGATCGGTGCGCTGACCCTGGGCGTGATCAGCAACGGGCTGGTGCTGCTGCGCGTCGACGTCTACTGGGTGCCGATCACCCAGGGCCTGATCCTGATCGTGGCGATCTTGCTCAACGCCAAGCTCTTCGGCCGGGTCACCGGTCAGCAGGGCTGA
- a CDS encoding substrate-binding domain-containing protein, with protein MNRSFRLAAVATAATLTLAACSTGNEEPTTGEAGEAADECVIGMTQINQTATFFTQMNEGAQEAADAAGCELQIANANNDSAKQSSDIENFVSQGVTGLIVVAIDVNGVLPALDQATQQGIRTVAIDAQLDEGSVDTFVGVDNEAAGEEAGQWVIDQGLADGATYGVVDARSSFIQNQREDSFRAAIDDAGATFTQAVDGENVQEQAATAAQNLVTARRDLDFVYTTGEPATVGAVAALDADSDTKVIGWDLTAEVIAGIDSGLVTAVIQQDPRQEGIEAVNELAAILDGAEPQGFISVPITIVTQENVDPYREVFE; from the coding sequence ATGAACCGATCCTTCCGCCTGGCGGCCGTCGCGACCGCCGCGACCCTGACCCTGGCCGCGTGCAGCACCGGCAACGAGGAGCCGACCACCGGCGAGGCCGGCGAGGCCGCCGACGAGTGCGTGATCGGCATGACGCAGATCAACCAGACCGCCACGTTCTTCACCCAGATGAACGAGGGCGCCCAGGAGGCCGCCGACGCCGCCGGCTGCGAGCTGCAGATCGCCAACGCCAACAACGACTCCGCCAAGCAGAGCAGCGACATCGAGAACTTCGTGTCGCAGGGCGTGACCGGGCTGATCGTGGTGGCCATCGACGTCAACGGCGTGCTGCCCGCCCTCGACCAGGCCACCCAGCAGGGCATCCGCACCGTCGCCATCGACGCCCAGCTCGACGAGGGTTCGGTCGACACCTTCGTCGGCGTCGACAACGAGGCCGCCGGCGAGGAGGCCGGCCAGTGGGTCATCGACCAGGGCCTGGCCGACGGTGCGACGTACGGCGTCGTCGACGCGCGCAGCTCCTTCATCCAGAACCAGCGCGAGGACAGCTTCCGCGCCGCCATCGACGACGCCGGCGCCACCTTCACCCAGGCCGTCGACGGCGAGAACGTGCAGGAGCAGGCCGCCACCGCCGCGCAGAACCTGGTCACCGCCCGCCGTGACCTCGACTTCGTCTACACCACCGGCGAGCCCGCTACCGTCGGCGCCGTCGCCGCGCTCGACGCCGACAGCGACACCAAGGTCATCGGCTGGGACCTCACCGCCGAGGTGATCGCCGGCATCGACAGCGGCCTGGTCACCGCGGTGATCCAGCAGGACCCGCGCCAGGAGGGCATCGAGGCCGTCAACGAGCTCGCCGCCATCCTCGACGGCGCCGAGCCGCAGGGCTTCATCTCGGTGCCGATCACCATCGTCACCCAGGAGAACGTCGACCCCTACCGCGAGGTCTTCGAGTGA
- a CDS encoding nucleoside hydrolase: protein MSAVQAAQAAQPGKPVPVLLDCDPGHDDAVAILLALGSPGTDLIGITTCFGNCAVEDATRNAQRVLALAGREDVPVAVGAAGPMRGELALGNYVHGVSGLDGPDLPEATVAPVEESAVQLLARSLEESPEPVTVVVTGPMTNLGHLLTERPDLADRIRELVFMGGSTERGNHTPTAEFNTYADPEALDVVLRSGVLLRMVGLNLTHQALATPAVVERMSAMPHEVGRTCAAWMGFFGDSYERIWEFAAPPVHDPCTIAPLLDPDVIEWREAFVAVELDGTWTRGTTVVDLYDRYPEHPANVHVAMGLDAERYWDLVLAALDRLGTT, encoded by the coding sequence ATGAGCGCCGTACAGGCGGCACAGGCGGCACAACCGGGCAAGCCGGTGCCGGTCCTGCTCGACTGCGACCCCGGCCACGACGACGCCGTCGCGATCCTGCTCGCGCTGGGCTCGCCCGGCACCGACCTGATCGGCATCACCACCTGCTTCGGCAACTGCGCCGTCGAGGACGCCACCCGCAACGCCCAGCGGGTGCTGGCGCTGGCCGGGCGCGAGGACGTGCCGGTGGCCGTCGGCGCCGCCGGACCGATGCGCGGCGAGCTGGCGCTGGGCAACTACGTGCACGGGGTCAGCGGCCTCGACGGCCCCGACCTGCCCGAGGCCACGGTCGCCCCGGTCGAGGAGAGCGCCGTGCAGCTGCTGGCCCGCAGCCTCGAGGAGTCGCCCGAGCCGGTCACCGTCGTGGTGACCGGGCCGATGACCAACCTGGGCCACCTGCTCACCGAGCGCCCCGACCTGGCCGACCGCATCCGCGAGCTCGTCTTCATGGGCGGCTCCACCGAGCGCGGCAACCACACGCCGACCGCGGAGTTCAACACCTACGCCGACCCCGAGGCGCTCGACGTGGTGCTCCGCTCGGGCGTGCTGCTGCGGATGGTCGGGCTCAACCTGACCCACCAGGCGCTGGCCACCCCCGCCGTCGTCGAGCGGATGTCGGCGATGCCGCACGAGGTCGGGCGCACCTGCGCGGCCTGGATGGGCTTCTTCGGCGACTCCTACGAGCGGATCTGGGAGTTCGCCGCGCCGCCCGTGCACGACCCGTGCACGATCGCGCCGCTGCTCGACCCCGACGTCATCGAGTGGCGCGAGGCGTTCGTGGCCGTCGAGCTCGACGGCACCTGGACCCGCGGCACCACCGTCGTCGACCTCTACGACCGCTACCCCGAGCACCCCGCCAACGTGCACGTCGCGATGGGGCTCGACGCCGAGCGCTACTGGGACCTGGTGCTCGCGGCGCTCGACCGGCTGGGGACGACGTGA
- a CDS encoding glutamine amidotransferase → MTRILLAGESWISTATHVKGFDEFSSTTFHTGADAFIAAAATEGLEIEQMYAHDVPGSFPRTVEALSAYDVVILSDVGANSFVLSPEVFLEGRRTDNPLLALAEWTRGGGGLMMAGGYLSFTGFQARANFARTAVADVLPVTMLDADDRVEAPQGVSMAVTDPSHPVAAGWGEQAASAPTLLGYNVVRAREDATVVATVDDDVLVATREVGEGRSLVWTSDIGPHWCPEDFLAWDGFAPLVGGMLRWLADR, encoded by the coding sequence GTGACCCGCATCCTGCTGGCCGGCGAGAGCTGGATCTCGACCGCGACCCACGTCAAGGGATTCGACGAGTTCTCGAGCACCACCTTCCACACCGGCGCCGACGCGTTCATCGCCGCCGCCGCCACGGAGGGCCTCGAGATCGAGCAGATGTACGCCCACGACGTGCCCGGCTCGTTCCCGCGCACCGTCGAGGCGCTGTCGGCGTACGACGTGGTGATCCTCTCCGACGTCGGCGCCAACAGCTTCGTGCTCTCCCCGGAGGTCTTCCTCGAGGGCAGGCGCACCGACAACCCGCTGCTCGCGCTGGCCGAGTGGACCCGCGGTGGCGGCGGGCTGATGATGGCCGGCGGCTACCTCAGCTTCACCGGCTTCCAGGCCCGCGCCAACTTCGCCCGCACCGCCGTGGCCGACGTGCTGCCGGTGACGATGCTCGACGCCGACGACCGGGTCGAGGCGCCCCAGGGCGTGTCCATGGCGGTCACCGACCCCTCGCACCCGGTCGCCGCCGGCTGGGGCGAGCAGGCCGCCTCGGCGCCGACGCTGCTCGGCTACAACGTGGTGCGCGCCCGCGAGGACGCCACCGTCGTGGCCACCGTCGACGACGACGTGCTGGTGGCCACCCGCGAGGTCGGCGAGGGCCGCTCGCTCGTGTGGACCTCCGACATCGGCCCGCACTGGTGCCCCGAGGACTTCCTCGCCTGGGACGGCTTCGCCCCGCTGGTCGGCGGCATGCTGCGCTGGCTGGCCGACCGATGA
- a CDS encoding ATP-binding cassette domain-containing protein: MTAPTTETRDVGVARVEMRGIRKSFGALDVLRGVDLTVGRGEVVGLVGDNGAGKSTLMKMLAGAVIPDSGEIRVDGQALRSPGPRSARAAGIEMVYQDLALCNDVDVAGNLFLGREIYHPLTRRLDHARMHEEAAKDLATLHIRISDTRQLVANMSGGQRQAIAIARAVTFEPKVLVLDEPTAALAAREVEMTLQLIRDVSQRGVSVVLITHRLQDLFEVADRFVVLHEGVNHREMAPADTDLGGLVTAMMGK, translated from the coding sequence GTGACGGCCCCGACCACCGAGACCCGCGACGTCGGCGTCGCCCGCGTCGAGATGCGGGGGATCCGCAAGAGCTTCGGCGCCCTCGACGTGCTGCGCGGCGTCGACCTGACCGTCGGTCGCGGCGAGGTCGTCGGCCTGGTCGGCGACAACGGCGCCGGCAAGTCGACGCTGATGAAGATGCTCGCCGGCGCGGTGATCCCCGACAGCGGCGAGATCCGCGTCGACGGGCAGGCGCTGCGCTCGCCCGGGCCCCGCTCGGCACGGGCCGCGGGCATCGAGATGGTCTACCAGGACCTCGCCCTGTGCAACGACGTCGACGTCGCCGGCAACCTCTTCCTGGGCCGCGAGATCTACCACCCGCTGACCCGGCGCCTCGACCACGCCCGGATGCACGAGGAGGCCGCCAAGGACCTGGCCACCCTGCACATCCGGATCAGCGACACCCGCCAGCTGGTGGCCAACATGTCGGGCGGGCAGCGCCAGGCGATCGCCATCGCCCGCGCCGTCACCTTCGAGCCCAAGGTGCTGGTGCTCGACGAGCCCACCGCCGCCCTGGCCGCCCGGGAGGTCGAGATGACGCTGCAGCTGATCCGCGACGTCTCCCAGCGCGGGGTCAGCGTCGTGCTGATCACCCACCGGCTGCAGGACCTCTTCGAGGTGGCCGACCGGTTCGTGGTCCTCCACGAGGGCGTCAACCACCGCGAGATGGCCCCCGCCGACACCGACCTCGGCGGTCTCGTGACCGCCATGATGGGGAAGTGA